A genomic region of Christiangramia sp. OXR-203 contains the following coding sequences:
- a CDS encoding NAD(P)/FAD-dependent oxidoreductase: MLDFIVVGAAQAGLAMAYYLKQQGHNFLVVDKEDEIGASWMNRWDSLTLFTPSEFNNMPGMEFPAEKGHYPSKTEVAGYFKKYVQKFDIPVQLETYIQKITRVNDHFLLKSPQGDLKARNVVIATGPFHIPYTPAFSKKISSEVFQIHSNYYKNPDQLQAGPAMVVGAGDSGFQILDEISESNRKTYFSGTTDVKVLPQEILGKTLWWWFTKSGFLSFSRDTWLGKKISNSRQPVIGTDVKGILARENVSAVGKTKDAENERILTEKEELRDIKNIVWATGYRPNFEWIEGLELAKNGYPEHYRGVSNMEGLYFIGLPWLHTRGSATLGGIKKDAAYLAGKIAEKHSVSV; the protein is encoded by the coding sequence ATGTTGGATTTTATCGTGGTAGGAGCGGCACAGGCAGGTTTGGCCATGGCGTATTATCTAAAACAACAGGGTCATAACTTCCTGGTAGTGGATAAAGAAGACGAAATTGGTGCTTCCTGGATGAATCGATGGGATTCTCTTACTCTTTTTACTCCTTCTGAATTTAATAATATGCCCGGGATGGAATTTCCAGCCGAAAAAGGACATTATCCATCTAAAACTGAAGTAGCTGGGTACTTTAAAAAATACGTGCAGAAGTTTGATATTCCGGTTCAGTTAGAAACTTATATTCAAAAAATCACCCGAGTAAATGATCATTTTCTGCTGAAGTCGCCGCAAGGTGATCTAAAAGCCAGAAATGTAGTTATTGCTACCGGGCCATTTCATATTCCCTATACACCAGCTTTCTCTAAAAAGATATCTTCTGAAGTTTTTCAGATTCATAGCAACTATTATAAGAATCCAGACCAGTTACAGGCAGGTCCTGCGATGGTGGTAGGAGCCGGAGATAGCGGATTTCAGATCCTCGATGAAATCTCTGAAAGTAATCGTAAAACCTATTTTTCAGGAACTACAGATGTAAAAGTACTTCCGCAGGAAATATTGGGTAAAACATTATGGTGGTGGTTTACAAAATCTGGTTTTTTAAGCTTCAGTAGAGATACATGGCTGGGAAAAAAGATCAGTAATTCGCGGCAACCCGTAATTGGAACAGACGTAAAAGGGATTCTGGCCAGAGAAAATGTTAGCGCTGTGGGTAAAACGAAAGATGCTGAAAACGAACGTATTCTTACCGAGAAGGAAGAACTTCGGGATATAAAGAATATCGTCTGGGCTACTGGTTACCGACCAAATTTTGAATGGATCGAAGGACTGGAACTGGCAAAAAACGGCTATCCTGAACATTATCGCGGAGTAAGTAATATGGAAGGTCTTTATTTTATAGGTCTGCCCTGGCTTCATACCAGAGGTTCTGCAACCCTGGGCGGAATCAAGAAAGATGCTGCTTATCTCGCCGGGAAGATCGCTGAAAAGCATTCGGTTTCAGTATAA
- a CDS encoding DUF456 domain-containing protein, giving the protein MEIVLLSVAAIFMILGILGSFLPVLPGVPLSWIGLLIFFLIPGVGVNYVFLGITLFVAILFYILNFAIPAMGTKKFGGSRKGMIGATIGLIIGIFAPFPFAILICPFVGAFIGEILNKSDSRTAGKAAFGSFLGLLASSFMEFIVTFAFLILFLYQFWSYKELIF; this is encoded by the coding sequence ATGGAGATAGTATTGTTAAGTGTGGCAGCGATTTTTATGATCCTGGGAATCCTGGGAAGTTTTCTGCCGGTCTTGCCCGGAGTGCCTTTGAGCTGGATTGGGCTGCTTATATTTTTCCTTATTCCAGGAGTAGGAGTGAATTACGTTTTCCTTGGAATCACGCTTTTTGTTGCCATCCTTTTTTATATTCTGAATTTTGCCATTCCAGCAATGGGAACCAAGAAATTTGGAGGAAGCCGCAAAGGAATGATCGGTGCGACTATAGGTTTGATCATTGGGATCTTTGCTCCATTCCCATTCGCAATTCTTATTTGTCCCTTTGTAGGTGCTTTCATTGGAGAAATTCTAAATAAATCTGATTCCAGGACCGCTGGAAAGGCTGCTTTCGGTTCTTTTCTTGGTCTGCTGGCTTCAAGCTTTATGGAATTCATCGTCACCTTTGCATTTCTTATCCTCTTCCTTTACCAATTCTGGAGTTATAAGGAGCTTATATTCTGA
- a CDS encoding BlaI/MecI/CopY family transcriptional regulator, whose protein sequence is MKQLTKAEEEIMQILWCLKESNVNGIIDEMPEPKPAYNTVSTIVRILENKEFVDHRKKGKGYIYFPKVEKETYSNQSINQLMNNYFNGSFQSMVSFFMKKNEMKSTDLEAILKEINKDN, encoded by the coding sequence ATGAAACAATTGACCAAAGCAGAGGAAGAGATCATGCAGATTCTCTGGTGTTTAAAAGAATCTAACGTAAACGGAATCATTGATGAAATGCCCGAGCCCAAACCGGCTTACAATACGGTTTCGACGATCGTAAGAATCCTGGAGAATAAGGAATTTGTGGATCATAGAAAAAAAGGAAAAGGTTACATCTATTTTCCGAAAGTTGAAAAAGAGACCTATAGCAACCAGAGCATCAACCAATTGATGAACAATTATTTTAACGGTTCATTTCAAAGTATGGTTAGCTTTTTTATGAAAAAGAACGAGATGAAATCAACAGATCTCGAAGCAATTTTAAAAGAAATCAATAAAGATAATTAG
- a CDS encoding M56 family metallopeptidase, which produces MEHYIIQVILFQLAFFVIYEVLLEKETFFKLNRAYLIATPILSFLIPFIKIGSLQQSAPARVMQQFSDQTMILMPEIMIGGTSNVASTNPVQADLSFNWLSWLYLAGVVISLSIFIFKLIKLQKIARKSKILHARYYELREVPNSDTAFTYFNKLYIGDQISEKDRQHIITHELVHLHDHHGFDLMVFELLKILFWFNPLIYIFQSRLATLHEYIADSTTVQKSGKKQYFEQLLNTAFGTENFSFTNQFFSHSLIKKRIIMLQKNQSSNISKFKFLLIVPMLMLMLTYVACSDDNSPEQLTTADVKGASDEELKQSLRDELKIMQEEGVEFFEIADAFMIEKEKHVKSKEAFYRFQVYLEMIHQNAMERSMRDGTYNKEEDKEWQNRMNQTYDEYVAYRKSQPVEIEVVEDNSAYDNASEVPFAVIDKVPAFQECDQWVDDARKNCTSSEISKFVNKNFNTSLGKELGLEGINRVIVQFRIDENGQVQDIRSRAPHPRLEEEAKRVISELPSFIPGEQNGRAVSVMYSLPIAFKVQ; this is translated from the coding sequence ATGGAACATTATATCATCCAGGTAATTTTATTCCAGCTGGCATTTTTCGTGATCTACGAAGTATTGCTGGAAAAAGAAACCTTTTTTAAACTTAACCGTGCGTACTTAATTGCCACTCCTATTCTGTCGTTTCTAATACCATTTATTAAAATTGGGAGCTTACAGCAAAGTGCACCAGCACGCGTCATGCAACAATTCAGTGATCAAACAATGATCTTAATGCCCGAGATTATGATTGGTGGAACCTCGAACGTCGCATCTACGAATCCTGTTCAGGCAGATCTATCGTTCAACTGGTTGTCCTGGTTATATCTTGCAGGGGTAGTCATTAGTTTAAGCATATTTATTTTCAAGCTTATTAAACTTCAGAAGATCGCTCGAAAAAGTAAAATTCTTCATGCTCGCTATTACGAGCTAAGAGAGGTTCCAAATTCTGATACTGCTTTCACCTATTTCAACAAATTATACATAGGCGACCAGATTTCAGAAAAAGATCGACAGCATATCATCACTCATGAACTGGTGCACCTGCACGATCATCACGGTTTTGATTTGATGGTTTTCGAGTTATTGAAAATCCTGTTCTGGTTCAATCCGCTTATCTATATTTTCCAGTCACGTCTGGCCACGCTTCATGAGTATATTGCTGATAGTACCACCGTTCAGAAATCGGGAAAAAAGCAATATTTCGAACAGTTGCTAAATACCGCCTTCGGAACAGAAAACTTTTCATTCACCAATCAATTTTTTAGTCATTCATTAATCAAAAAACGAATCATTATGTTACAGAAAAATCAATCATCCAACATTTCAAAATTCAAGTTTTTACTCATCGTTCCCATGCTAATGCTAATGCTCACTTATGTAGCATGCTCCGATGATAATTCACCAGAACAATTGACAACTGCAGACGTAAAGGGCGCTTCTGATGAGGAATTAAAACAATCTCTACGGGATGAACTTAAAATTATGCAGGAAGAAGGTGTTGAATTTTTCGAAATTGCTGATGCATTTATGATAGAAAAGGAAAAACACGTTAAGTCCAAGGAAGCATTTTATCGATTTCAGGTTTACCTAGAGATGATACACCAGAATGCCATGGAAAGATCAATGAGAGATGGCACATATAATAAAGAAGAAGATAAGGAATGGCAGAATCGAATGAATCAAACCTATGATGAATATGTCGCCTACAGAAAAAGTCAGCCGGTAGAAATTGAAGTAGTAGAAGATAACAGTGCATATGATAATGCTTCCGAAGTACCATTTGCCGTAATCGATAAAGTTCCTGCCTTTCAGGAATGTGACCAGTGGGTGGATGACGCCAGAAAAAACTGTACTTCTTCTGAAATTTCAAAATTCGTCAACAAGAATTTCAATACTTCCCTGGGAAAGGAATTAGGACTTGAAGGAATAAATCGTGTTATCGTTCAATTCAGAATTGATGAAAACGGACAGGTTCAGGATATTAGGTCAAGAGCTCCGCATCCGAGATTAGAAGAGGAAGCTAAAAGAGTAATTTCTGAACTTCCATCATTTATTCCTGGAGAACAAAATGGTCGTGCCGTAAGTGTCATGTATAGTTTACCAATCGCATTTAAGGTCCAATAA
- a CDS encoding tetratricopeptide repeat protein, whose product MKFLLALILTIIVLLPTYAQQDILNNADSLAAVGNREEAIQLLTDLPDKDAKVLLKLAKFQQSEGNIKAALENYKQVTQQHPEKVLTMQDYGELLLENGQLDLADSIFSNLKERYPENAGFTYRLGLTKEKRKLDTLANRLFFETVSYDFSHQGALYKTSKYQLARGRKHEAIVLAKAGLKKRPKNVSLLSILGQAYMSTFQFDKAIPAFNTIVEEGEASEFVLEKLAKAYRMTNQLPKALETYKKMLEINDMNSAAHSNIGVILMEMDKHKEAREHFYNALFIKNPRVDKEFLNLGLASKELEDFKEAYRFFKFAIEENEENERALLELALTADRYFEDKKSVAEHYQRYLDRYAGNGNATMIEIAKYRLSELKKEEHFSE is encoded by the coding sequence TTGAAATTTTTACTAGCCCTGATTCTTACAATAATTGTCCTGCTGCCAACCTATGCGCAGCAGGACATTTTAAATAATGCTGATAGTCTTGCAGCCGTCGGCAATCGTGAAGAAGCCATTCAATTGCTAACAGACCTGCCTGATAAAGATGCTAAAGTTCTATTGAAACTGGCGAAATTTCAGCAGTCGGAAGGAAATATCAAAGCTGCACTTGAGAATTACAAACAGGTAACACAACAACATCCTGAGAAGGTTTTAACGATGCAGGACTATGGAGAACTTTTACTTGAGAATGGACAATTAGATCTGGCAGATAGCATCTTCAGTAATTTAAAAGAAAGATATCCTGAAAATGCTGGCTTTACCTATAGATTAGGGCTTACCAAAGAGAAGCGCAAACTGGATACCCTGGCTAATCGTTTATTTTTTGAAACCGTTAGTTATGATTTTTCACATCAAGGTGCATTATATAAAACAAGTAAATATCAATTAGCTCGCGGTAGAAAACATGAAGCGATTGTACTTGCAAAGGCTGGTTTAAAAAAACGTCCAAAAAATGTAAGTCTTTTATCTATTCTGGGGCAAGCCTATATGTCTACTTTTCAGTTTGACAAGGCGATACCGGCGTTTAATACGATCGTGGAAGAAGGTGAAGCTTCAGAATTTGTACTGGAAAAGCTCGCAAAAGCCTATCGTATGACTAACCAGTTACCAAAAGCTTTGGAAACATATAAGAAAATGCTGGAAATTAATGACATGAATAGCGCTGCGCATTCTAACATTGGTGTCATTCTCATGGAGATGGACAAACATAAGGAGGCGAGAGAACATTTCTACAATGCCCTTTTTATAAAAAATCCCAGAGTTGACAAAGAATTTTTAAATCTTGGACTTGCTTCAAAGGAACTCGAAGATTTTAAAGAGGCCTACCGATTTTTCAAATTTGCGATCGAAGAAAATGAAGAGAACGAAAGAGCTTTGCTGGAACTGGCTCTTACTGCCGACAGGTATTTTGAAGATAAAAAATCTGTTGCTGAACATTACCAGCGATACCTTGACAGGTATGCCGGAAATGGGAATGCTACAATGATCGAAATAGCGAAATACAGGTTGAGTGAGCTTAAAAAAGAGGAGCATTTTTCGGAATAG
- a CDS encoding glycosyltransferase, with amino-acid sequence MLPVYILAGICLCYIILLLSLLYGWRNLKYNPASVPSSETAFSIIIPFRNEQVNLPGLFDSLKRLKYPTHKFEILLINDSSKDDSEKMVQEFRKMHPELSIEPLQNQRESISAKKDALKVGVEKSRFEYIATTDADCKVPENWLQGFDAQIESENSDLIAAPVILDQVHPKDPLFRKFDLIDFMSLQATTVGAFGLGKPFICNAANLCFKKTGFQEVGGYKQSSNFAGGDDVFLLQQFKEHERKIDFIRSTNMIVTTAAQKDLRSFLQQRLRWAAKSAGYKDSFARFAALTVFLMNAAMIIGLVLCLFDASYLQWLMIAFLIKFNLDFMLIYKAAVFFDRKASMRSYAWSSIAYPLFSAGIALTSLFVGFKWKGRDYRK; translated from the coding sequence ATGCTTCCTGTCTACATCCTAGCCGGCATTTGTCTGTGTTATATAATTTTACTCTTATCACTTTTATATGGATGGAGAAATTTAAAATACAATCCTGCTTCTGTCCCTTCTTCTGAAACTGCTTTTTCCATCATCATTCCGTTTAGAAATGAGCAGGTGAATTTACCCGGCTTATTTGACTCTCTGAAGCGTTTGAAGTATCCAACACATAAGTTTGAGATCCTTTTGATCAATGACTCTTCTAAAGATGATTCAGAAAAAATGGTACAGGAATTTCGCAAAATGCATCCTGAACTTTCGATCGAGCCCCTGCAAAACCAGAGAGAATCTATTTCAGCAAAAAAAGATGCTTTAAAGGTCGGTGTAGAAAAATCCAGATTTGAATATATAGCGACTACAGATGCCGATTGTAAAGTTCCCGAAAACTGGTTACAGGGATTTGATGCTCAGATTGAGTCCGAAAATTCAGATCTTATTGCTGCTCCGGTAATACTGGACCAAGTTCATCCTAAAGATCCACTATTCCGAAAATTTGATCTTATTGACTTTATGAGTTTGCAAGCTACTACAGTCGGTGCTTTTGGATTGGGAAAACCGTTTATATGTAATGCAGCAAATCTATGTTTTAAGAAAACAGGGTTCCAGGAAGTTGGAGGTTATAAGCAGTCCAGCAACTTTGCAGGTGGTGATGATGTTTTTTTACTTCAGCAATTTAAAGAACACGAAAGAAAGATCGATTTTATAAGAAGCACTAATATGATCGTAACAACCGCAGCGCAGAAAGATCTTCGAAGCTTTTTACAGCAACGTTTACGCTGGGCAGCAAAATCTGCCGGCTACAAAGATAGTTTTGCCAGGTTTGCTGCTTTGACCGTGTTTCTAATGAATGCTGCAATGATCATAGGATTGGTGCTTTGCCTGTTCGACGCCAGCTATCTTCAGTGGCTTATGATTGCATTTCTTATAAAGTTTAATCTGGATTTTATGTTGATCTATAAAGCTGCGGTTTTCTTTGATAGGAAGGCAAGCATGCGAAGTTACGCCTGGAGTAGTATCGCCTACCCTTTGTTTTCTGCAGGAATTGCGCTGACTTCCCTATTCGTAGGTTTTAAGTGGAAAGGAAGAGACTACCGAAAATAG
- the ruvC gene encoding crossover junction endodeoxyribonuclease RuvC produces the protein MQGERIILGIDPGTTIMGFGLIKVVNKNMSFIQMNELQLNKYSDHYVKLKLIFERTIELIDTYHPDEIAIEAPFFGKNVQSMLKLGRAQGVAMAAGLSREVPITEYLPKKIKMAITGNGNASKEQVAKMLQSMLKIKKLPKNLDATDGLAAAVCHFYNSGKTEIGKSYTGWTAFVKQNPGKIK, from the coding sequence ATACAAGGGGAAAGGATCATCCTGGGAATTGACCCCGGAACTACGATCATGGGTTTTGGCTTGATCAAGGTAGTTAATAAGAACATGAGCTTTATTCAAATGAATGAACTACAGCTCAACAAGTACAGCGATCATTATGTAAAGCTGAAACTTATTTTTGAGAGAACCATAGAACTTATAGATACCTATCATCCCGATGAAATTGCCATTGAAGCACCGTTCTTCGGCAAAAATGTGCAGTCCATGTTAAAACTGGGTCGGGCGCAGGGAGTAGCCATGGCCGCTGGATTATCTCGCGAAGTTCCGATTACAGAATACCTTCCGAAGAAAATTAAAATGGCTATAACCGGGAATGGAAATGCCAGCAAGGAACAGGTTGCAAAAATGTTGCAAAGTATGTTGAAGATCAAGAAACTTCCAAAGAACCTCGATGCAACAGATGGTCTGGCTGCAGCGGTTTGTCACTTTTATAATTCTGGAAAAACCGAAATTGGCAAAAGTTACACGGGCTGGACTGCCTTTGTAAAGCAAAACCCGGGTAAGATCAAATAG
- the hemW gene encoding radical SAM family heme chaperone HemW, with amino-acid sequence MSGIYIHIPFCKQACHYCDFHFSTSTKKKGQLVEMLGRELELRKNEIPGPIQTIYFGGGTPSLLSSEELESIFLNINQNFKVSDSAEITLEANPDDLSEEVLKMLNDSLINRLSIGVQSFFEADLKLMNRAHNATEALECLKLAKRYFDNISIDLIYGIPGQSEEQWMENLEIALKLDIPHISSYALTVEPKTALETFIKKGKIQPVTDEKFRKHFDILVQKLTNAGFEHYEFSNYGKPGFHSQNNMAYWLGKPYLGIGPSAHSYDGNTRSWNVANNSLYISALEENKIPQQQEVLSLTDSYNEYIMTRLRTKFGVNSDDIHRNFGKLYEQHFIKQSQIFLENGQIEKRDSGFHISEKGKFLSDGIAAELFYLDD; translated from the coding sequence ATGAGTGGAATCTATATTCATATTCCCTTTTGCAAACAGGCCTGTCACTATTGTGATTTCCACTTTTCCACCTCTACAAAGAAGAAGGGGCAACTTGTCGAAATGCTTGGCAGGGAACTGGAATTGCGAAAAAATGAAATTCCCGGACCTATACAAACCATCTACTTTGGAGGCGGAACCCCTTCTCTACTCTCTTCGGAAGAACTAGAATCGATCTTTCTAAACATCAACCAGAATTTCAAAGTTTCAGACAGTGCCGAGATCACTCTCGAAGCAAATCCCGATGATCTTTCGGAAGAGGTTTTGAAAATGCTGAATGATTCGCTAATAAACCGACTAAGTATTGGTGTGCAGTCCTTTTTTGAAGCTGATCTTAAATTGATGAATCGCGCTCACAACGCAACGGAAGCATTAGAATGCCTGAAACTTGCGAAGCGATATTTCGATAATATCAGTATTGATCTTATTTACGGAATTCCCGGACAGTCTGAGGAGCAATGGATGGAGAATTTAGAGATCGCCCTGAAATTAGACATTCCTCATATTTCCAGTTATGCGCTTACCGTAGAACCAAAAACAGCACTGGAAACTTTTATCAAAAAAGGAAAGATCCAACCGGTTACTGATGAAAAGTTCAGGAAGCATTTCGATATCCTGGTGCAAAAGCTTACAAACGCCGGATTTGAACATTATGAGTTTTCAAATTATGGAAAACCAGGCTTTCACTCGCAAAATAACATGGCATACTGGCTGGGAAAACCTTACCTGGGGATTGGACCGTCTGCCCATTCTTATGACGGCAATACCAGAAGCTGGAACGTAGCCAATAATTCATTATATATTTCAGCATTAGAAGAAAATAAAATTCCGCAACAGCAGGAAGTTTTATCGCTAACAGATTCCTATAACGAATATATTATGACGAGGTTACGCACAAAATTCGGCGTAAATTCAGATGATATTCACCGCAACTTTGGAAAGCTTTACGAACAACACTTTATAAAGCAATCACAAATATTTCTTGAAAACGGACAAATTGAAAAGCGTGATTCCGGATTTCATATTTCTGAAAAAGGTAAATTTCTAAGCGATGGAATTGCTGCCGAGCTTTTTTACCTCGATGACTAA
- a CDS encoding cyclase family protein, translated as MIASIHYQNSDFRLDLSKPLDISISLRGDEKNPIAWYLEHPEIKPVVDGNFIGKVSAGASVNFNNISFNPHAHATHTECVGHITKEPNFIQQHLKRFFFKAEVISLEPEITGEDRIFRRAKFEKALKDSTAEAIIIRTLPNYIGKISKYHSHTNWPYLEEAAANFLREHGIDHLLIDQPSVDKEKDEGKLLAHKAFWNYPKEIRYHATITELIYVPNKIEDGAYFLSLQPASFENDAAPSKPVLYKILDR; from the coding sequence ATGATCGCCAGCATACATTACCAGAATTCAGATTTTCGTTTGGATCTTTCCAAACCTCTGGATATTTCCATTAGTCTGCGTGGTGATGAAAAAAATCCAATCGCCTGGTATCTGGAACATCCCGAGATCAAGCCGGTTGTTGATGGCAATTTTATTGGCAAAGTAAGTGCGGGAGCTTCAGTGAATTTCAACAATATCAGTTTTAATCCTCACGCTCACGCCACGCACACCGAATGTGTTGGTCATATCACTAAAGAACCGAATTTTATTCAGCAGCATTTAAAACGTTTCTTTTTTAAGGCAGAAGTCATCTCTTTAGAACCGGAAATTACTGGTGAAGACCGTATTTTCAGAAGAGCAAAATTCGAAAAAGCTTTAAAGGATTCTACAGCTGAAGCGATCATTATCAGGACACTACCAAATTATATTGGTAAGATCTCCAAATATCATTCTCATACAAACTGGCCATATCTCGAGGAAGCGGCGGCTAATTTTTTGAGAGAACACGGAATTGACCACCTGCTTATAGATCAGCCTTCTGTAGATAAAGAGAAGGATGAAGGAAAACTTCTGGCTCACAAAGCCTTCTGGAACTACCCGAAGGAGATTCGCTACCATGCGACGATCACAGAATTGATCTATGTTCCAAACAAGATCGAGGACGGTGCCTACTTTTTAAGTTTGCAGCCGGCATCTTTCGAAAATGACGCAGCACCATCAAAACCGGTCTTGTATAAAATTCTCGACAGATGA
- a CDS encoding DUF4260 domain-containing protein, giving the protein MKLSLKIEECAMLNLGIFLFTTLDYSRWWFAGLFLVPDIGMLGYLASDKTGAYSYNIFHRKGIAVAIYLTGIMLFAHSSFDRCFGYGLKYEKGFKFTHLGEIGT; this is encoded by the coding sequence ATGAAGCTTAGTTTAAAAATCGAAGAATGTGCCATGCTTAATCTGGGTATTTTTCTCTTCACAACACTGGATTATAGCAGGTGGTGGTTTGCAGGCTTATTTTTAGTTCCCGATATTGGCATGTTGGGTTATCTTGCAAGTGATAAGACTGGTGCATATTCCTATAATATTTTTCATCGCAAAGGAATTGCCGTTGCGATCTACCTGACGGGAATCATGCTTTTTGCACATTCCAGTTTTGATCGTTGTTTTGGATATGGTCTTAAATATGAAAAAGGATTTAAATTCACTCATTTAGGTGAAATAGGTACATAA
- a CDS encoding DUF4230 domain-containing protein, whose amino-acid sequence MELLFIGLAAGAVAAYFIFSIFNKNRSMEKTNEQSVVLMDKIRSVCKFITVEGDFSEIYHYENLKEKYISLVFGKKKAIVLVQAKAHVGFDLSKVRMQSDNENKKIILTNFPQPELLTIETDFKYYDKREGWANPFTTSDLTDINRDAKKTIVDKIPQSGLMEQAQKEALGTIALMEKIVETIGWKLDYSALTIENTEAPKLEK is encoded by the coding sequence ATGGAATTACTATTTATAGGACTTGCCGCTGGTGCGGTTGCTGCATACTTTATTTTTTCGATCTTCAATAAGAATCGTTCCATGGAGAAGACCAATGAACAATCTGTTGTTCTTATGGATAAGATTAGAAGCGTTTGCAAATTCATCACTGTAGAAGGTGATTTTTCTGAGATCTATCATTATGAGAATTTAAAAGAAAAATACATTAGCCTGGTCTTCGGAAAGAAGAAAGCCATCGTGTTGGTACAGGCGAAAGCCCACGTTGGTTTTGATCTGAGCAAAGTTAGAATGCAAAGCGATAATGAGAATAAAAAGATCATACTTACCAATTTCCCACAACCGGAATTATTAACGATAGAAACAGATTTTAAATATTATGATAAGCGTGAAGGTTGGGCGAATCCTTTTACAACCTCAGACCTTACAGACATTAATCGTGACGCCAAAAAAACCATTGTAGACAAGATCCCTCAAAGCGGACTCATGGAGCAGGCACAAAAAGAAGCTTTGGGTACGATCGCTCTTATGGAAAAGATCGTGGAAACCATTGGCTGGAAACTCGATTATTCAGCACTTACCATCGAAAATACGGAAGCTCCAAAACTGGAAAAATAG
- a CDS encoding MmcQ/YjbR family DNA-binding protein, whose product MNIDQFRDYCLLKRGVSEHLPFGPDNLVFKVMGKMFSIASLDEVPLRVNLKCDPEWAVQLREEYPETILPGYHMNKRHWNTLIMDGGVDPELTRKLIDHSYELVVAGLTRKLKQELDSLE is encoded by the coding sequence ATGAATATCGACCAGTTCAGGGATTATTGCTTACTAAAAAGAGGGGTTTCAGAGCATTTGCCATTTGGCCCTGATAATCTTGTTTTTAAGGTCATGGGCAAGATGTTTAGCATTGCCAGTCTCGATGAAGTTCCACTTAGAGTGAATTTAAAATGTGATCCAGAATGGGCTGTTCAGCTAAGGGAAGAATATCCGGAAACGATTTTACCGGGTTATCACATGAATAAACGTCACTGGAATACGTTAATAATGGATGGTGGAGTAGATCCGGAATTGACCAGGAAACTCATAGATCATAGTTATGAACTGGTAGTTGCAGGATTAACCAGAAAACTTAAGCAGGAATTAGATAGTTTAGAATGA